In one window of Actinomycetota bacterium DNA:
- a CDS encoding type II toxin-antitoxin system Phd/YefM family antitoxin, with translation MALLRPSVDVRPVTEFRSHTSAVLEQVQRTKRPVILTQHGRSAAVLLNVDVYEGLVEEVAVIRDIRTAEAQLDAGMGIPHEVVEKRLRERYLK, from the coding sequence ATGGCGCTGCTGCGCCCCTCGGTCGATGTCCGGCCCGTCACCGAATTCCGCTCTCACACCTCGGCAGTCCTCGAGCAGGTCCAGAGGACCAAGCGTCCGGTCATTCTCACACAGCACGGTAGGAGCGCCGCGGTTCTCCTCAATGTCGACGTATATGAGGGCCTCGTCGAAGAGGTCGCGGTAATCCGCGATATCCGCACTGCGGAGGCACAGCTGGATGCAGGTATGGGGATCCCTCACGAGGTCGTCGAGAAGCGTCTGCGGGAGCGGTACCTGAAGTGA
- a CDS encoding type II toxin-antitoxin system RelE/ParE family toxin has product MKVAWSPLADEQVDDAVVYISGDSPTAALQWLERLLDRVKSLATFPDSGRMVPELGRQGIREIIVSPYRVMYRRKDDLVEIAAVRHEAREFDEKDIAP; this is encoded by the coding sequence GTGAAGGTAGCGTGGTCGCCGCTGGCGGACGAGCAGGTCGATGACGCGGTTGTCTACATCTCTGGCGATAGTCCGACCGCCGCGCTCCAGTGGCTTGAGCGGTTGCTCGATCGCGTCAAGTCGTTGGCGACGTTCCCGGATTCCGGTCGCATGGTCCCCGAGCTCGGGCGCCAGGGCATCCGAGAGATCATCGTGAGCCCGTACCGCGTGATGTATCGCCGCAAAGACGATCTTGTGGAAATCGCGGCCGTCCGGCACGAGGCCCGGGAGTTCGACGAGAAGGACATCGCGCCGTAG